The following proteins are encoded in a genomic region of Tenebrio molitor chromosome 7, icTenMoli1.1, whole genome shotgun sequence:
- the LOC138135057 gene encoding odorant receptor Or1-like, with product MRLLGFYPSRRFKQIYKLYAFAVYICLTIPVPTLAGIHLLVDKDVDLAQVCDSSFIIFQVGCFIFKLIPFVFNVDEIRKTIYMLEWPIFNNYNSEQEKILEKCVKTCRRNTWLFLGFCVVTFLTWAATPFFENGHKFPIEIWLPFNSREDTPTFVMVFIFIFCGVGNGAVSNGVIDPLVSGLACYATTQLKVLKHNLEHLSEHAEEECYAMFQHNIDLSEHEQVINKIIYNKIVKCVNHHIAIFKFIQYYEKIYSSVVFTQFMAAVLVICVSCLQLSLVQPFTFTFFAMISFLLTMLLEIFLYCYFGATLYEESNSLTSAIYMGRWYDYDLKSKKALIVLMERSKRPIIVTAGKILDLSLVTFTTILRRAYSLLAVLKNY from the exons ATGAGATTACTAGGCTTCTACCCTTCTCGTCGATTTAAACAAATATACAAACTATACGCGTTTGCAGTATACATTTGTTTAACCATTCCGGTCCCAACTCTAGCAGGAATCCATCTACTGGTTGACAAAGATGTTGATCTGGCCCAAGTATGCGACAGCTCATTCATAATATTTCAAGTTGGTTGcttcattttcaaattgatACCGTTCGTATTCAATGTAGACGAAATCAGAAAAACGATCTACATGTTGGAATGGCCAATTTTCAACAACTACAACAGTGAACAAGAGAAAATTCTCGAAAAGTGTGTCAAAACGTGCAGGAGAAATACTTGGCTATTTTTGGGATTCTGTGTGGTTACGTTTCTTACCTGGGCTGCAACTccttttttcgaaaatggtCACAAGTTCCCAATTGAGATTTGGTTGCCTTTCAATAGTAGAGAAGATACACCAACTTTCGttatggtttttatttttattttttgcg gaGTAGGAAATGGTGCTGTTTCAAACGGAGTGATTGATCCTCTCGTGTCAGGACTAGCTTGCTATGCTACCACTCAACTCAAAGTGCTGAAACATAATTTAGAGCATCTGAGTGAACACGCGGAAGAGGAGTGTTATGCAATGTTTCAGCACAATATCGATTTATCTGAACATGAACAagtaataaacaaaataatttacaataaaattgtaaaatgtgtTAACCATCATATTGCTATTTTCAA GTTCATACAATACTACGAGAAAATTTACTCATCTGTAGTATTTACTCAATTTATGGCAGCCGTTCTAGTCATTTGTGTTTCTTGCTTACAGCTAAGTTTG gTTCAaccttttacttttacatttttcgcCATGATCTCGTTCCTTCTCACCATGCTTCTGGAGATATTTCTTTATTGCTATTTTGGAGCCACTTTATATGAAGAG AGCAACAGTTTAACATCTGCAATTTATATGGGAAGGTGGTACGATTACGATTTAAAGTCGAAAAAAGCTTTAATAGTTTTAATGGAACGTTCAAAAAGACCAATAATTGTTACAGCTGGAAAAATTTTGGATCTGTCGCTTGTAACATTTACAACG ATTTTGAGGAGAGCATATTCACTACTCGCAGTCCTCAAAAATTATTAG
- the LOC138135056 gene encoding putative odorant receptor 71a, whose product MGKFRLPVEVWLPYDVTRNSTAFYFTYCYVVASVGNGAIGSGVIDPLIAGLAYQATAQLKILKNNLQYLAEYVDEEIFHNSQNSVNCDYTNEESLRANILYEKIKFCIKHHNAILDYIVHYEKTYSSAVFTQFMASVLVICNACLQLSMVQPFTYTFFAMLVFLITMLAEIFLYSYYGTTLFEESNTLTNAIYMGRWYEYDLKSRNALILLMERSKRPITVTAGKILDLSLVTFTTILRRAYSLLAVLKNY is encoded by the exons ATGGGCAAATTTAGACTGCCCGTAGAAGTTTGGTTGCCTTATGATGTAACAAGAAACAGTACAGCGTTTTATTTTACGTATTGTTATGTAGTGGCAA GTGTTGGAAATGGGGCAATCGGGAGTGGTGTAATCGACCCTTTAATCGCAGGTTTAGCGTATCAGGCGACTGCTCAACTgaagattttgaaaaacaatctCCAATATCTTGCAGAATATGTCGATGAAGAGATCTTTCACAACAGTCAAAATAGCGTAAACTGCGATTACACAAATGAAGAATCTTTAAGAGCAAACATTTTAtatgaaaaaattaagttttgtaTTAAACATCATAATGCGATTTTAGA tTACATTGTCCACTATGAAAAAACCTACTCATCGGCCGTGTTTACCCAATTTATGGCCAGCGTCCTTGTCATTTGCAATGCATGTTTACAGCTAAGTATG GTACAGCCGTTCACGTACACATTTTTTGCCATGTTAGTGTTTCTAATAACAATGCTTGcagaaatttttctttattcttattacggAACCACACTTTTTGAGGAG AGTAACACTTTAACAAATGCAATTTATATGGGTCGTTGGTATGAATATGACTTAAAATCTAGAAACGCTTTAATACTTTTGATGGAACGATCTAAGAGACCGATAACTGTTACCGCTGGAAAAATTCTCGATTTGTCACTAGTAACATTTACCACG ATTTTACGAAGAGCTTACTCGTTACTTGCAGTCTTGAAGAACTACTAA